From a single Plasmodium yoelii strain 17X genome assembly, chromosome: 9 genomic region:
- a CDS encoding tubulin-tyrosine ligase, with protein MNKFSKLFINKNNNDVNNSQKNGELSNVIMSTMLKNNSTDEVKSSELKNIKENNIEMSKTVIQNINGNGNILLLNEVNNFSHITNNSSMKHDKKVSSVHGLMKNNYDSRYVKSINSVYNNPYCISNSYHLNNPYTVQNGKYGGNIHSANEYNSYNCPIEKEHFRNAIKNAEENIINIKQKYIGNNYLLGNNTNLTRQLPQKGGLYRDNNRNKYGNEYHTDGNNMSIIKKNNEHKIGNNNFEKNTMGVLPRVYVVKKNEEVYNNLMKNGKTSRSLSQINHNEIKNGDPNMNVNSLYYIDQSNKNLVDIAKRENGEKSIYHDKNGSIKNSFERKQCSNIIPNNTSPVQIMKTKENILEPNSDKSSLNENRNFLIRTISHKNNRNMKVMETEKSNKNCLATTINDQNLKNSLAKETGEDMHVVRNGLKNYDIENRRNIKNNVNEKNSCGIISNNGNESHAANVSNMKCGNIYGDKNQLPRGNLLMKHAGNSILNENDNKNFNKINTSNFFNNQIDKSSKFKGGFTNKKMLYIEPIKDEIIYVNNLTNINVPHLNNLYEAEEIENDKIKCNNSSVMEILNEKKNIDKKNEKNDIIDERNSGKNKENKKENIDKRINNDIINDRTSKGKYISNANELNHTVLLSDNLKSKDCKNFTSNMHYHGNDAEKNSLCKNYVGCGNRDLKNGNIEVSKRSQNLDMQHCYTYSTFVDKINGNYNYNNYYKTGKLNQEVNNSNAYEKRENLNNNFYKENCNDGVKNENMNGYENKSVSKDDVKKINYNGENDANKPNNEFIKVKDYLNIQHIPANCNEQNIKQNYKPNFHRTEDNAHLKGYYYDSNKGVYLMNPSMNFVKPQDNRSFISAPHVYNNIDENYNKINYNIGNVNHNTINVSDKFKGYQKKTTNKPNADIIGIKQSHLNRKELNNPYINYNTTNLSILESQPYNKWNSINYDNNKDIRHIACANNINYSNGNYKGLIKNNNEENIYKVIDDSLRLKENTHELLHLNYDKNFVYNGDINKIKNEGKENQNIEMDGYDEYEINGTVMGKDKIIETGSTQNNVFLENDSINICHNNNVDIDKIIKNKKLSCNETNNGDKLCNTGLNDCQNEKYSIGTKEETNFNISQIKKNSKMPLTDSYNYHLNNMEAIENSKNNKKGKLKINKWPSNENNYDLYLKGANKNSLRNINTEIENPKEAEEGEKEENEIENNGNELESEKGKNMIILNKKFNYPFNDELYTSSIDNNKAEHESDIINVKCISYSEEIIYKKNENILIKEVQNKSNENNICLEKNIEIKKKETIFNKQTNNNISGYSSSLDYKENYPKNSNMENFYKNRKNENGNDILEYNKKFNGKYMENIKNDSCSCDSNDSSSNSGSEIDKTGKDSDGNNSDSNQSDENDVYNYSSSDRNKCGNIFLSTNDVSIENINGEVSDKICSKKDIKINSVKKKNNFPWNKDNIVKLNSKSKLLKMKNITMNTKLARYERVLIHTCINKLNWKKCIDNTNKGILYWIGYNINDFDHYNYMKKKKIINRIPSLYMYTKKKALTFLLSHLSLIFPSLYDFYPNTFVLPENKEIIKYILNGNNKDYYIMKPDCGSMGIGVKIINKYSDININILNGHNCYIIQRYIDNPLLMYKKKFDFRIYILLLPGKNYPKIYISRVGFARLCTEEYKKKKQYICNTFVHLTNYSINKDNDKYVRKKNIHDKNNNKQLLSDVFIYLKNNGYDIDDIWKQIKKITCLTSLAIYSYIKEKIKNNFNNNFYFYQLIGLDILLDANGKAWLLEVNSNPSLRIDYIDPGYANFEIQLESMFDRYVKEPVISEMFLIIYKKIYQKYLRKRSKKGITNAGNTISTISTNNNNNNKVEKKGKQNITFNNNGSNNKKRGVKVNPQNSLPNNSIFSFHDKIIKGLTENKKRYDNKVINNYSHKEKFKFLLARSNKKKNNNNSGILKSEISTTKHFPILGKSCIKSEYSIISNSNRDNLEVENANSRLENRNLTNIDINNFIKKKNGSKKKKKLFLKKEIMSNVETCVDENDIDSFSLSSNVKNDLNRNENLIKEDKTEMVNVGEKREVGKKGYEDSKIIKTNELNKTEQIENGWDKNKNDNESIINDEGCDRDNILRKSIGCIKTQIKDKNNSHDRTEEYNKDNYTIKFSDDNREQHGKIINSSEGKLSQHNCKENSNNNIAISKEIKRDDNSGDNLYNNYSNSCFCINEIHACRNNSDEVENNEIMENSVNGDITGNLSDDMINNSGASYTSVDHEKLDSEKMVKKDALIESNILNNETYVQIDNQEDIQLDKFLNNDIEMCKSIYRNISDSIYKKKIENFIMIRSSLYKYMNCLNVLGIRYINNNEIRNFDEMYNKNVPLDFKKTYTKVRKDILHPLKNNILEKNIYINLKKETSSYYKEMKLYNDCYMLFDFILKKYDNNAKKCNKRVEYYIDKNTFLCMCADIKINKIIENIEIPASTFNSLFEGNKSSHENEMYQIVSKIFKSKNTDVDKLKKEKEQDEHFNIQKNSSNNSCLSNPNDDENDNPVEYDYKQNCKKEETKTSKISLLRSKREILTKNNKSTKNCEKIGCKKNNTNKKTKNNKRSSNHNSFISDNNNQSSTVNNNNNDNTYYSSIFCPFSLVSTSTNLINFNMIGHNSMKYKNKKKKKMNIYDLEYLYTRQVFFSKYINKNQGLTLIDFFLLMQQIALLIFPYISHDYTCNGIQPYNCILYDELNNGENNISGNETNVKSVNNIKKDGKSIKKKGENDQDNNNYLKKGNKGHIINLPKNSTKDDQEKVQIINEHLKEENNRINHNYNPTNIEEKKKHNYTWHKNVCSNIYNLYGYVQININPAIKNMCMETFLNFVFNKYSISYS; from the coding sequence ATGAATAAGTTTAGTAAACTGTTTATAAACAAGAATAACAATGATGTAAATAATTCGCAAAAAAATGGAGAACTATCAAACGTTATTATGTCCACAATGTTAAAGAACAATTCTACTGATGAAGTTAAGAGTAGCgaattaaaaaacataaaagaaaataatattgaaatgaGCAAAACGGtgatacaaaatataaatggaaatggaaatatattattattaaatgagGTAAACAATTTTAGTCATATTACTAATAATAGTTCTATGAAGCATGACAAAAAAGTTAGTTCGGTTCATGgattaatgaaaaataattatgatagcAGATATGTAAAGAGCATTAATagtgtatataataatccTTATTGCATAAGCAATTCATACCATTTGAATAATCCTTATACTGTtcaaaatggaaaatatgggGGAAATATCCATTCAGCAAATGAgtataattcatataattgTCCTATAGAAAAAGAGCATTTTCGAAATGCAATAAAGAATGcagaagaaaatattataaacattAAACAGAAATATATTGGAAACAATTATTTATTAggaaataatacaaatttaaCTAGGCAATTACCACAAAAGGGAGGATTGTATCGTGACAATAATAGGAACAAATATGGCAATGAATATCATACTGATGGAAATAATATGtctattataaaaaaaaataatgaacatAAAATTGGGAacaataattttgaaaagaATACAATGGGTGTATTACCTCGTGTTTATGTTGTAAAGAAAAATGAAGAAGTGTATAATAATCTTatgaaaaatggaaaaacaAGTAGATCATTAAGCCAAATTAatcataatgaaataaaaaatggagaTCCAAACATGAATGTAAATAGTTTATACTACATAGATCAATCAAACAAAAATTTAGTTGATATTGCAAAAAGGGAAAATGGCGAAAAAAGCATTTACcatgataaaaatggtagtattaaaaattcatttGAAAGAAAACAATGTAGTAACATAATTCCCAATAATACATCCCCAGTACAAATTATGAAAAcgaaagaaaatattttggAGCCAAATTCTGATAAGTCTAGTTTAAATGAAAACCGTAATTTTCTTATTAGAACTATTtcacataaaaataatagaaatatGAAAGTTATGGAAACggaaaaaagtaataaaaattgcTTAGCAACGACTATTAATgatcaaaatttaaaaaactCTTTAGCCAAAGAAACTGGAGAAGATATGCATGTAGTTAGGAACGGATTAAAAAACTATGATATAGAAAATAGAagaaacataaaaaataatgtcaATGAAAAAAACAGTTGTGGTATTATATCAAATAACGGAAATGAAAGTCATGCAGCAAATGTTAGTAATATGAAATGTGGTAATATATATGGTGATAAAAATCAATTACCTAGAGGTAATTTGTTAATGAAGCATGCGGGAAATAGCATATTAAATGAGAATGATAATAagaattttaataaaataaatacgagtaatttttttaacaatcaGATTGATAAAAGTAGTAAATTTAAAGGTGGATTTACAAATAAGAAGATGCTGTATATTGAGCCAATAAAAGATGAAAtaatttatgttaataatttaacaaatattaATGTACCACAtttgaataatttatatgaagctgaagaaatagaaaatgacaaaataaagTGTAACAACAGTAGTGTTATGGAAATATTAAacgagaaaaaaaatatcgacaaaaaaaacgaaaaaaatgatataattgATGAAAGAAATTCAGGaaaaaataaggaaaataagaaagaaaatatagataaacgaataaataatgatattattAATGATAGAACTAGTAAAGGTAAGTATATTAGCAATGCAAATGAATTGAATCATACAGTTTTATTGtctgataatttaaaatcaAAAGATTGTAAAAATTTCACCTCAAATATGCATTACCATGGAAATGATGCCGAAAAAAATTCCTTatgtaaaaattatgtaGGTTGTGGAAATCGAGACTTAAAAAATGGTAATATAGAAGTTAGTAAACGTTCTCAAAATTTGGATATGCAACATTGTTATACTTACTCTACTTTTgtcgataaaataaatggtaATTATAATTACAATAATTACTATAAAACTGGCAAATTAAATCAGGAAGTAAATAATAGCAATGCTTACGAAAAGAgagaaaatttaaataataactttTACAAAGAAAACTGCAACGATGGtgtgaaaaatgaaaatatgaatgggtatgaaaataaaagtgTGAGTAAGGATGATGTTAAGAAAATTAATTACAACGGAGAAAATGATGCGAATAAgccaaataatgaatttattaaaGTAAAAGATTATTTGAATATTCAGCATATTCCAGCTAATTGTAATGAGCAAAACATAAAGCAAAATTATAAACCTAATTTTCATCGTACTGAAGATAATGCACATCTTAAAGGTTATTATTATGATAGCAATAAAGGGGTATATTTAATGAACCCCTCTATGAATTTTGTAAAACCACAAGATAATCGTAGTTTTATAAGCGCTCCCcatgtatataataacatagatgaaaattataataaaattaactaTAATATTGGAAATGTAAATCATAACACAATAAATGTATCAGATAAATTCAAAGGTtaccaaaaaaaaactaCTAATAAACCTAATGCTGATATTATTGGAATAAAACAGTCTCATTTAAATAGGAAAGAATTGAATAACccttatataaattataatacaaCAAATTTAAGTATATTAGAATCACAACCATACAATAAATGGAATTCtataaattatgataataataaagatataagGCATATTGCATGTgctaataatattaattattctAATGGAAACTATAAGggattaataaaaaataataatgaagagAATATTTATAAGGTAATAGATGATAGTCTTAGATTAAAGGAAAATACACATGAATTATTGCATctaaattatgataaaaattttgtGTACAATGgagatattaataaaattaaaaacgaAGGGAAggaaaatcaaaatattgAAATGGATGGGTATGatgaatatgaaataaatggTACGGTAATGGGCAAAGATAAAATTATTGAAACTGGCTCAACCCAAAATAATGTCTTTCTAGAAAATGACAGCATAAATATATgccataataataatgttgatattgataaaattataaaaaataaaaaattatcatgTAATGAAACTAATAATGGAGACAAATTATGTAATACAGGATTAAATGATTgccaaaatgaaaaatattctaTAGGTACAAAAGAGGaaacaaattttaatattagtcaaataaagaaaaatagcAAAATGCCACTAACCGATTCCTATaattatcatttaaataaCATGGAAGCAATCGAAAATtcgaaaaataataaaaaaggaaaactaaaaattaataaatggccctcaaatgaaaataattatgatttgTATCTAAAGGgagcaaataaaaatagtttaaGAAACATAAATACAGAAATAGAGAATCCTAAAGAAGCAGAAGAAGgtgaaaaagaagaaaacgAAATTGAAAATAACGGGAATGAATTGGAAAGCGAAAAAggtaaaaatatgataattttaaacaAAAAGTTTAATTACCCATTTAATGATGAATTATACACATCTAGCATCGACAACAATAAAGCAGAACATGAAAGTGATATTATTAATGTGAAGTGTATTTCCTATTCTgaagaaataatatataaaaaaaatgagaatattttaattaaggAGGTGCAAAATAAAAGCAACGAAAATAACATATGTTTGgagaaaaatatagaaataaaaaaaaaagagacaatttttaataagcaaacaaataataatataagcGGATATAGTTCTTCATTAGATTATAAAGAGAATTATCCAAAGAATAGTAATATGgagaatttttataaaaatagaaaaaatgaaaacggAAATGATATTTTAGAATACAATAAAAAGTTTAATGGTAAATATATGgagaatattaaaaatgatagtTGCAGTTGTGATAGTAATGATAGTAGTAGTAATAGTGGTAGCGAAATTGACAAAACTGGTAAAGATAGCGACGGAAATAATAGCGATAGTAACCAATCAGATGAAAATGACGTATATAACTACAGTAGTAGCGATAGAAACAAATGTggcaatatatttttatccaCAAATGATGTAAGTatcgaaaatataaatgggGAAGTGTCAGACAAAATATGTTCTAAAAaggatataaaaataaactcggtaaaaaaaaaaaataattttccttggaataaagataatatagTTAAATTAAACAGTAAGAGCAAACtattgaaaatgaaaaatataacaatgaATACAAAATTAGCTAGATATGAAAGAGTATTAATACACACatgtattaataaattaaattggaaaaaatgtattgataatacaaataaaggAATATTATATTGGATAggatataatataaatgattttgatcattataattatatgaaaaagaaaaaaataataaatagaaTACCatctttatatatgtatactaaaaaaaaggcacttacatttttattgtcTCATTTATCACTTATTTTTCCAAGtttatatgatttttatcctaatacatttgtattacctgaaaataaagaaattataaaatatattttgaatgGGAATAATAaagattattatattatgaaACCAGATTGTGGAAGTATGGGAATAGGGGTTAAAATAATCAATAAATATAGTGATATTAATATCAATATATTAAATGGACACAATTGTTATATAATACAAAGGTACATAGACAATCCATTATTGATGTATAAAAAGAAATTTGACTttcgtatatatattttattattgccAGGAAAAAATTATcccaaaatatatatatctagaGTTGGATTTGCAAGGTTGTGCACagaagaatataaaaaaaagaaacaatACATTTGTAATACATTTGTGCATTTAACAAATTATAgcataaataaagataatgataaatatgtaagaaaaaagaatataCATGATAAAAACAACAATAAACAACTGTTAAGTgatgtatttatatacttaaaaaataatggttATGATATAGATGATATAtggaaacaaataaaaaaaataacatgtTTAACTTCATTAgcaatatattcatatattaaggagaaaattaaaaataattttaataacaatttttatttctaccAATTAATTGGATTGGATATACTTTTAGACGCTAATGGAAAAGCGTGGTTATTGGAAGTTAATTCAAATCCTTCTTTAAGAATAGATTATATAGACCCAGGATATGCAAATTTTGAAATACAATTAGAAAGTATGTTTGACAGATATGTAAAGGAGCCTGTAATAAGTGAGatgtttttaataatatacaaaaaaatttatcaaaaatatttaagGAAAAGAAGTAAAAAAGGGATTACAAATGCTGGAAATACAATTTCAACTATTTCTaccaataataataataataataaagtagAGAAAAAAGGCAAACAGAACATTACATTCAACAATAATGGtagtaacaataaaaaaCGTGGGGTAAAAGTGAACCCACAAAATAGTTTACCTAATAATAGTATATTTAGTTTccatgataaaataataaaagggctaactgaaaataaaaaacggTATGATAATAaggtaataaataattattctcataaagaaaaatttaaatttctTTTGGCAcgaagtaataaaaaaaaaaataataataactctGGAATTTTAAAAAGTGAAATAAGCACAACCAAGCATTTTCCTATTCTTGGGAAAAGTTGCATAAAAAGTGAATACTCGATTATATCAAATAGCAATAGAGATAATCTGGAAGTTGAAAATGCAAATAGTCGATTAGAAAATAGAAATTTAACTAATattgatattaataattttattaaaaaaaaaaatggttcaaaaaaaaaaaaaaaattatttttaaaaaaggaaatcaTGAGCAATGTTGAAACATGTGTAGATGAAAATGACATTGATAGTTTTAGCTTGTCAAGTAATGTTAAAAATGATTTGAATAGAAATGAAAATTTGATAAAAGAGGATAAGACAGAAATGGTAAATGTGGGAGAAAAAAGAGAAGTAGGCAAAAAAGGATATGAAGatagtaaaataataaagactAATGAATTGAACAAAACTGAACAGATAGAAAATGGATGGGATAAGAATAAGAATGATAATGAAAGCATCATTAATGATGAGGGTTGTGATAGAGacaatattttaagaaaaagTATTGGTTGCATAAAAACacaaataaaagataaaaataatagtcaTGATAGAACAGAAGAATACAATAAAGATAATTATACTATAAAATTTTCGGATGATAATAGAGAACAACatggtaaaataataaattcaaGTGAGGGTAAATTAAGTCAACATAATTGCAaagaaaatagtaataataatatagccATAtctaaagaaataaaaagagATGATAATAGTGGTGATAATttgtataataattatagtaATAGTTGTTTTTGTATTAATGAAATTCATGCATGTCGAAACAATTCCGACGAagttgaaaataatgaaatcaTGGAAAATAGTGTAAATGGAGATATAACGGGCAACTTATCAGATGACATGATAAATAATTCGGGTGCTAGTTATACCAGTGTTGATCATGAGAAACTAGATTCTGAGAAAATGGTTAAAAAAGATGCATTAATTGAGtcgaatattttaaataatgaaacataTGTACAAATTGATAATCAAGAAGATATACAGTtagataaatttttaaataatgatattgaAATGTGTAAATCTATTTATAGAAATATTAGtgatagtatatataaaaagaagatagaaaattttattatgataAGAAGtagtttatataaatatatgaattgcTTAAATGTTCTTGgaataagatatattaataataatgagaTACGCAATTTTGATGAAATGTATAATAAGAACGTACCACTagattttaaaaaaacatatacaaAAGTTCGAAAAGATATTTTGCATCCTTtgaaaaacaatatattagaaaaaaatatatatataaatttaaaaaaagaaacaagtagttattataaagaaatgaaattatataatgattGTTACATGCtatttgattttattttaaaaaaatatgacaaTAACGCAAAAAAATGCAATAAAAGAGTTGAATACtatattgataaaaatacCTTTCTATGTATGTGTGCagatattaaaataaataaaataattgaaaaCATCGAAATACCTGCAAGTACGTTCAATAGTTTATTCGAAGGAAATAAAAGTTCTCATGAAAATGAAATGTACCAAATTGTTagtaaaatttttaaaagtaaaaatacagatgtagataaattgaaaaaagaaaaagagcAAGATGAACATTTTAATATTCAGAAAAATAGTTCAAATAATTCCTGTCTTTCTAATCCAAAcgatgatgaaaatgataatccAGTAGAATAtgattataaacaaaattgcAAAAAGGAAGAAACGAAAACAAGCAAAATTTCTTTATTACGTTCTAAGAGAGAAATTTtgacaaaaaataataaatcaacaaaaaattgtgaaaaaattGGTTGTAAGAAAAATAACACAAATAAGAAAACCAAAAACAACAAAAGAAGTAGCAACCATAATAGTTTCATcagtgataataataatcaaaGTAGTACTGtcaacaataataataatgataacaCTTATTATTCGTCTATATTTTGCCCATTTTCTTTAGTCTCAACTTCAACAAATTTGATAAATTTCAATATGATTGGACATAACAGCATGAAGTataagaacaaaaaaaaaaaaaaaatgaatatctATGATTTGGAATACTTATATACGAGACAAGTGTTTTTTagcaaatatattaacaaaaatcAAGGTTTAACACtgattgatttttttttattaatgcAACAAATAGCCCTTTTAATATTCCCATATATTAGCCACGATTACACTTGTAATGGTATACAACCTTATAACTGTATACTTTATGATGAATTAAACAATggagaaaataatataagtgGAAATGAAACTAATGTTAAGAGCGtaaataatatcaaaaaagaTGGCAAGAGTATTAAAAAGAAAGGAGAGAATGAtcaagataataataattatttgaaaaaaggaaataaaggtcatattataaatttaccAAAA
- a CDS encoding dynein light chain, putative, with the protein MKSKIINSLTTLFNNELKENLLKSRNKEEISNTVSNLIKNNIKGITANTYKVVIEILLNENKGQGINVNTRLFYNNQSDFFFKKFIENETHYCFIVVYLIHV; encoded by the exons ATGAAgtcaaaaattattaattcttTAACGACATTATTTAATAACGAATTGAAAGAAAATTTACTAAAATCAAGAAACAAGGAAGAAATTTCTAATACCGTTTCGAAtcttattaaaaataatataaaag GCATAACAGCAAATACATACAAAGTCGTCATTGAGATACTTCTTAACGAAAATAAAGGGCAAGGCATTAA TGTTAATACAAGACTTTTTTACAATAATCAGtctgattttttttttaaaaaattcattgagaat GAGACACATTATTGTTTTATAGTTGTTTATCTAATTCACGTATAA